A single genomic interval of Streptomyces sp. BA2 harbors:
- the ispG gene encoding flavodoxin-dependent (E)-4-hydroxy-3-methylbut-2-enyl-diphosphate synthase, with protein sequence MTPGTPVALGLPELPVRPIAERRLSRRIEVGPVAVGGGAPVSVQSMTTTRTSDIGATLQQIAELTASGCQIVRVACPTQDDADALATIARKSQIPVIADIHFQPKYVFAAIDAGCAAVRVNPGNIKQFDDKVKEIARAANDAGTPIRIGVNAGSLDKRLLVKHGKATPEALVESALWEASLFEEHGFRDIKISVKHNDPVVMVNAYRQLAAACDYPLHLGVTEAGPAFQGTIKSAVAFGALLSEGIGDTIRVSLSAPPAEEVKVGIQILESLNLKQRRLEIVSCPSCGRAQVDVYKLADEVTAGLDGMEVPLRVAVMGCVVNGPGEAREADLGVASGNGKGQIFVKGEVIKTVPESKIVETLIEEAMKIAAQMEGEGVTSGVPAVTVS encoded by the coding sequence ATGACCCCTGGAACGCCTGTCGCACTGGGCCTTCCTGAGCTGCCGGTCCGGCCGATCGCGGAGCGCCGCCTCTCGCGGCGCATCGAGGTCGGGCCGGTGGCCGTGGGGGGTGGGGCGCCGGTGTCGGTGCAGTCGATGACGACGACGCGTACGTCCGACATCGGGGCGACGCTTCAGCAGATCGCCGAGCTCACCGCTTCCGGCTGCCAGATCGTGCGGGTCGCGTGTCCCACGCAGGATGACGCGGACGCGCTGGCCACGATCGCGCGCAAGTCGCAGATCCCGGTGATCGCCGACATCCACTTCCAGCCGAAGTACGTCTTCGCGGCGATCGACGCGGGTTGCGCTGCTGTCCGTGTGAACCCGGGCAACATCAAGCAGTTCGACGACAAGGTGAAGGAGATCGCGCGGGCCGCGAACGACGCCGGTACGCCGATCCGGATCGGCGTGAACGCGGGCTCGCTCGACAAGAGGCTGCTCGTCAAGCACGGGAAGGCCACCCCGGAGGCGCTGGTCGAGTCGGCGCTGTGGGAGGCGTCGCTCTTCGAGGAGCACGGCTTCCGGGACATCAAGATTTCCGTCAAGCACAACGACCCGGTGGTCATGGTCAACGCCTACCGCCAGCTTGCCGCGGCCTGCGACTACCCGCTGCACCTCGGCGTGACCGAGGCCGGTCCTGCCTTCCAGGGCACGATCAAGTCGGCGGTGGCGTTCGGTGCGCTGCTCTCCGAGGGCATCGGCGACACCATCCGGGTCTCGCTGTCCGCGCCGCCCGCCGAGGAGGTCAAGGTCGGCATCCAGATCCTGGAGTCCCTGAACCTCAAGCAGCGCCGCCTGGAGATCGTCTCCTGCCCGTCGTGCGGGCGCGCCCAGGTGGACGTGTACAAGCTGGCCGACGAGGTGACCGCGGGCCTGGACGGCATGGAAGTGCCGCTGCGTGTGGCGGTCATGGGGTGTGTCGTGAACGGGCCGGGGGAGGCCCGTGAGGCGGATCTCGGTGTCGCGTCCGGCAACGGCAAGGGGCAGATCTTCGTCAAGGGCGAGGTCATCAAGACCGTCCCCGAGTCGAAGATCGTGGAGACGCTCATCGAAGAGGCGATGAAGATCGCCGCACAGATGGAGGGCGAGGGCGTCACCTCAGGGGTGCCCGCCGTCACCGTGAGCTGA
- the dxs gene encoding 1-deoxy-D-xylulose-5-phosphate synthase, translating into MTILETIRGPRDLKALTETELDELAEEVREFLVHAVARTGGHLGPNLGVVELSIALHRVFESPLDRIVWDTGHQSYVHKLLTGRQDFSKLRGKGGLSGYPSRAESEHDVVENSHASTALGWADGLAKARQVLGERGHVVAVIGDGALTGGMAWEALNNIAAAKDRPLIIVVNDNERSYAPTIGGLANHLATLRTTDSYERVLAWGKDILQRTPVVGHTLYESLHGAKKGFKDAFAPQGMFEDLGLKYVGPIDGHDTGAVESALRRAKRFHGPVLIHCLTEKGRGYEPALADDADRFHTVGVMDPLTCEPLAPSNGPSWTSVFGDEIVRIGAEREDVVAITAAMLGPVGLTKFAQAYPDRVWDVGIAEQHAAVSAAGLATGGLHPVVAVYATFLNRAFDQLLMDVALHECGVTFVLDRAGVTGVDGASHNGMWDMSILQVVPGLRIAAPRDADQLRAQLREAVAVDDAPTLIRFPKESVGPAIPAVDRIGGMDVLSQDSQDADSEVLLVAVGVMAPVCLQAAELLRERGLTCTVVDPRWVKPVDAELPALAARHRVVGVVEDNSRAAGVGAAIALALGDAEVDVPVRRFGIPEQFLAHAKRAEVLADLGLTPVEIAGRISATLAAKEHGA; encoded by the coding sequence ATGACCATTCTGGAAACCATTCGGGGGCCGCGGGACCTGAAGGCGCTGACCGAGACCGAGCTCGACGAACTGGCCGAGGAGGTACGGGAGTTCCTGGTGCACGCGGTCGCCAGGACCGGAGGTCACCTCGGGCCCAACCTGGGGGTGGTGGAACTCTCCATCGCCCTCCACCGGGTCTTCGAGTCGCCGCTCGACCGCATCGTGTGGGACACCGGCCACCAGAGCTACGTACACAAACTCCTGACCGGCCGGCAGGACTTCTCCAAGCTGCGCGGCAAGGGCGGCCTCTCCGGCTATCCCTCGCGCGCGGAGTCCGAGCACGACGTCGTCGAGAACAGCCACGCCTCGACCGCGCTCGGCTGGGCCGACGGCCTGGCCAAGGCGCGTCAGGTCCTGGGGGAGCGCGGCCATGTCGTCGCCGTCATCGGGGACGGCGCGCTCACCGGCGGCATGGCGTGGGAGGCGCTCAACAACATCGCGGCCGCGAAGGACCGGCCGCTGATCATCGTCGTCAACGACAACGAGCGTTCGTACGCCCCCACCATCGGCGGCCTCGCCAACCACCTCGCCACGCTGCGCACCACCGACAGCTACGAACGGGTCCTGGCCTGGGGCAAGGACATACTCCAGCGCACACCCGTCGTCGGACACACGCTGTACGAGTCGCTGCACGGCGCCAAGAAGGGGTTCAAGGACGCCTTCGCGCCGCAGGGCATGTTCGAGGACCTGGGCCTCAAGTACGTCGGGCCGATCGACGGGCACGACACCGGGGCCGTCGAGTCGGCGCTGCGACGTGCGAAACGCTTCCACGGGCCCGTCCTCATCCACTGCCTCACCGAGAAGGGGCGCGGCTACGAGCCCGCGCTCGCGGACGACGCCGACCGGTTTCATACGGTCGGCGTGATGGACCCGCTGACCTGCGAGCCGCTCGCACCCTCCAACGGGCCTTCCTGGACCTCGGTGTTCGGCGACGAGATCGTACGCATCGGGGCCGAGCGCGAGGACGTGGTCGCGATCACCGCGGCCATGCTGGGCCCGGTCGGCCTGACGAAGTTCGCCCAGGCCTATCCCGACCGGGTGTGGGACGTCGGGATCGCGGAACAGCACGCCGCGGTGTCGGCCGCCGGGCTCGCGACCGGAGGCCTGCACCCCGTCGTCGCCGTCTACGCCACGTTCCTCAACCGAGCCTTCGACCAGCTCCTGATGGATGTCGCGCTGCACGAGTGCGGTGTCACCTTCGTCCTCGACCGGGCCGGGGTCACGGGCGTCGACGGAGCCTCGCACAACGGCATGTGGGACATGTCGATCCTCCAGGTCGTGCCGGGGCTGCGGATCGCGGCGCCGCGCGACGCCGACCAACTGCGCGCGCAGCTGCGGGAGGCGGTCGCCGTGGACGACGCGCCGACACTCATTCGCTTCCCCAAGGAGTCGGTGGGGCCCGCGATTCCCGCCGTGGACCGGATCGGCGGCATGGACGTGTTGAGTCAGGACAGCCAAGACGCCGACTCCGAGGTCCTGTTGGTGGCGGTCGGCGTGATGGCGCCCGTCTGCCTGCAGGCCGCCGAGCTGCTGCGGGAGCGGGGCCTCACCTGCACCGTGGTGGACCCGCGCTGGGTCAAGCCGGTCGACGCCGAGCTGCCCGCGCTGGCCGCGAGGCACCGGGTCGTGGGGGTCGTGGAGGACAACAGCCGGGCGGCAGGGGTCGGCGCCGCGATCGCACTCGCGCTGGGCGACGCCGAAGTGGACGTACCCGTAAGGCGTTTCGGCATCCCCGAGCAGTTCCTCGCGCACGCCAAGCGAGCCGAGGTGCTCGCGGACCTGGGGCTCACCCCGGTCGAGATCGCGGGGCGGATCAGCGCCACACTGGCAGCCAAGGAGCACGGAGCATGA
- a CDS encoding aspartate aminotransferase family protein — protein MTKEFDLGRLLAERGAERYELHARHLNHQLPRMLHTIGFDKVYERAEGAYFWDAEGNDYLDMLAGFGVMGLGRHHPVVRKALHDVLDASLADLTRFDCQPLPGLLAEKLLTHSPHLDRVFFGNSGTEAVETALKFARYATGRPRVLYCTHAFHGLTTGSLSVNGESGFRDGFAPLLPDTAVPLGDLAALRKELAKGDVAGLILEPIQGKGVHETPPGYLLAAQELLHRHKALLIADEVQTGLGRTGEFYAYQHEEGVEPDLVCVAKALSGGYVPVGATLGKDWIFKKVYSSMDRVLVHSASFGSNAQAMAAGLAVLSVMEDEKTVENARVTGELLKSRLSALVDRYELLSEVRGRGLMVGIEFGRPKSLKLRGRWTMLQAARKGLFAQMVVVPLLQKHRILTQVSGDHLEVIKLIPPLTVGEREVDRFVEAFTAVMDEAHSGGGLMWDFGKTLVKQAVANR, from the coding sequence ATGACCAAGGAGTTCGACCTCGGCAGACTCCTCGCCGAGCGGGGCGCCGAGCGCTACGAACTGCACGCGCGGCACCTGAACCACCAGCTGCCGCGCATGCTGCACACCATCGGCTTCGACAAGGTCTACGAACGGGCCGAGGGCGCGTACTTCTGGGACGCGGAAGGCAACGACTACCTCGACATGCTCGCGGGCTTCGGGGTGATGGGCCTCGGCCGCCACCACCCCGTCGTACGCAAGGCGCTGCACGACGTCCTGGATGCCTCGCTCGCCGATCTGACGCGCTTCGACTGCCAGCCGCTGCCCGGTCTGCTCGCCGAGAAGCTGCTCACCCACAGTCCGCACCTGGACCGGGTGTTCTTCGGCAACAGCGGCACGGAGGCCGTCGAGACCGCGCTGAAGTTCGCGCGGTACGCGACGGGCAGGCCGAGGGTGCTGTACTGCACGCACGCCTTCCACGGCCTGACGACCGGGTCCCTCTCGGTGAACGGCGAGTCGGGCTTCCGGGACGGGTTCGCACCGCTGCTCCCCGATACCGCCGTCCCGCTCGGTGATCTGGCGGCCCTGCGCAAGGAGTTGGCGAAGGGCGACGTGGCCGGGCTCATCCTGGAGCCCATCCAGGGCAAGGGCGTGCACGAGACGCCGCCCGGCTATCTGCTCGCCGCCCAGGAGCTGCTGCACCGGCACAAGGCGCTGCTCATCGCCGACGAGGTGCAGACGGGCCTCGGCAGGACCGGCGAGTTCTACGCCTACCAGCACGAGGAAGGCGTCGAGCCGGACCTGGTGTGTGTCGCGAAGGCGCTCTCCGGCGGCTATGTGCCGGTGGGCGCGACGCTCGGCAAGGACTGGATCTTCAAGAAGGTCTACTCGTCCATGGACCGGGTGCTCGTGCACTCGGCGAGCTTCGGGTCCAACGCACAGGCCATGGCGGCCGGGCTCGCCGTCCTTTCCGTCATGGAGGACGAGAAGACCGTCGAGAACGCGCGCGTGACCGGGGAGCTCCTGAAGTCGCGGCTCAGCGCCCTCGTCGACCGCTATGAGCTGCTGAGCGAGGTGCGCGGCCGGGGTCTTATGGTCGGCATCGAGTTCGGGAGGCCCAAGTCGCTGAAGCTGCGCGGCCGTTGGACGATGCTGCAAGCGGCGCGCAAGGGGCTCTTCGCGCAGATGGTCGTCGTGCCGCTGCTGCAGAAGCACCGCATCCTCACCCAGGTCTCCGGCGACCATCTGGAGGTCATCAAGCTGATCCCGCCGCTGACCGTCGGGGAACGGGAGGTCGACCGCTTCGTGGAGGCCTTCACCGCGGTGATGGACGAGGCGCACAGCGGGGGCGGGCTGATGTGGGACTTCGGGAAGACGCTGGTCAAGCAGGCGGTCGCGAACCGCTGA
- a CDS encoding helix-turn-helix domain-containing protein: MSKAEPEPLDPEALPAVAPQLRELRRRAALTLEAAARTAGLSPAHLSRLETGQRQPSLPMLLALARTYGTTVSELLGETPADRDAVVRAADMEPTRAGGWTYWQAGAQARGMQALRVHVPHGAQGDIVRVHPGEEWLYVLQGRLRLRLGDTTHTLEPGDSAHFDSLTPHRIAAADHLGADLLFVHTLLQSPATALCLGGTSHSPTTGDQR, encoded by the coding sequence ATGAGCAAAGCCGAGCCCGAGCCGCTCGACCCGGAGGCCCTTCCCGCAGTTGCCCCGCAACTGCGTGAGCTGCGGCGACGTGCCGCGCTGACGCTGGAGGCAGCGGCCCGCACCGCCGGGCTCTCGCCCGCCCATCTCTCCCGGCTGGAGACCGGGCAGCGCCAGCCGTCACTGCCGATGCTGCTCGCGCTGGCCCGCACCTACGGTACGACGGTCTCCGAGCTGCTCGGCGAGACGCCCGCGGACCGGGACGCGGTCGTCCGCGCCGCGGACATGGAACCGACACGGGCGGGCGGCTGGACCTACTGGCAGGCGGGCGCGCAGGCCCGCGGCATGCAGGCGCTGCGGGTGCACGTGCCGCACGGGGCGCAGGGCGACATCGTGCGCGTCCATCCCGGCGAGGAGTGGCTGTACGTCCTTCAAGGGCGCCTTCGGCTGCGGCTCGGCGACACCACGCACACGCTCGAACCCGGGGACAGCGCGCACTTCGACTCGCTGACCCCGCACCGGATCGCCGCCGCCGACCACCTCGGCGCCGATCTTCTCTTCGTCCACACCCTGCTGCAGAGTCCCGCCACCGCGCTGTGCCTCGGCGGGACCTCGCACAGCCCCACCACGGGAGACCAGCGATGA
- a CDS encoding DUF6126 family protein, whose product MSLEEKFPRGLWIRLIVYVAVGHLFAAFIYLLFSLGAQNQ is encoded by the coding sequence ATGTCCTTGGAGGAGAAGTTCCCCCGCGGACTCTGGATCCGGCTGATCGTCTACGTCGCCGTGGGCCATCTCTTCGCGGCCTTCATCTACCTGCTGTTCTCGCTGGGCGCGCAGAACCAGTAG
- a CDS encoding tyrosine-protein phosphatase, producing MTQQVPSTELSEPDLAGVRNFRDVSGLPTVDGRRVRQGRLFRSGHLAHATAADAAFLSTLGLHTIYDFRNAADQRLEGPDVELPGVRNVNLPLTDPAHGAEFWKMVRDGDLDQLRAALSDGQAAGRMSDTYREIIKDRTAEHSRILHEMAADSVPALMHCAAGKDRAGLSIAVTLLAVGVERDAIEADYLESNAIHRRYKVRRGDNSPSAMPPEVMQLLSPLFEARAEYLAAAFETIEQTWGDTDTYLAEGLELAPETRERLREHLLD from the coding sequence GTGACGCAGCAAGTCCCGTCGACAGAGCTGTCGGAGCCCGATCTCGCCGGAGTCCGCAACTTCCGTGACGTGAGCGGACTTCCGACCGTCGACGGCCGCAGGGTCCGGCAGGGCCGCCTCTTCCGCAGCGGTCACCTCGCGCACGCCACGGCGGCCGACGCCGCGTTCCTCTCCACCCTCGGTCTGCACACGATCTACGACTTCCGCAACGCGGCCGACCAGCGGCTCGAGGGCCCGGACGTCGAGCTGCCCGGCGTACGCAACGTGAACCTGCCGCTGACCGACCCGGCCCACGGCGCCGAGTTCTGGAAGATGGTCCGCGACGGCGACCTGGACCAGCTGCGCGCGGCCCTCTCCGATGGGCAGGCCGCCGGGCGCATGTCCGACACGTACCGCGAGATCATCAAGGACCGCACCGCCGAGCACAGCCGAATACTCCACGAGATGGCCGCGGACAGCGTCCCCGCGCTGATGCACTGCGCCGCGGGCAAGGACCGCGCGGGCCTCTCGATCGCCGTCACGCTCCTTGCCGTCGGTGTCGAGCGCGACGCCATCGAGGCGGACTACCTGGAGTCGAACGCCATCCACCGCCGCTACAAGGTCCGCCGCGGCGACAACTCCCCCAGCGCCATGCCCCCCGAGGTCATGCAGCTGCTCAGCCCGCTCTTCGAGGCCCGCGCCGAGTATCTGGCCGCCGCCTTCGAGACGATCGAGCAGACCTGGGGCGACACGGACACCTACCTCGCCGAGGGCCTCGAACTCGCCCCGGAGACCCGCGAGCGGCTCCGCGAGCACCTGCTGGACTGA
- a CDS encoding alpha-galactosidase has product MIEVGEDGRTWLLSGPTSSYALRLTDGDELLHLHWGPRIALADAEALAAEPLPAEWPFESRLDGREEYPVEGGRRFVRPALSVRGAGVRGSEWRFSEAVTERDELRLQFVDTVHQLGITLVYRPRGDVIERYAVLRHEGPADAPELELLRADSATWTLPARERWRLSQLHGRWAAEARLVRSEITYGEKVIGSRRGHTGHQHLPWVALDAEGATEERGEVYGCALAWSGSWRIGVSQLPDGAVQITGGQGHDDSGQELLAPGAQLVTPVFAGLWSDGGFGGASRAWHAYQRAHVIPDAAAPRPVLYNSWEATGFDISEDQQRVLAERAAAMGVELFVVDDAWFGQRVSDRAGLGDWTPNPDRFPGGLKPLADDVHALGMRFGIWVEPEMVNPDSDLYRAHPDWVQHQPGRTRTEFRNQLVLNVARDDVQEYLWEQLDALLSSAPVDYVKWDFNRCFSDAGWPGEHYPQRIWNAHVHALYGLLDRLRAAHPSVAFESCSGGGGRIDLGILARTDQVWTSDNTDPLDRLAIQDGFSQLHPARVMAAWVTDSPNTQLNGRVSTLRFRFVSAMAGVLGIGGDLMEWSAAELAEAGDWVSLYKEIRPVVQLGDLYRLRPPSESLSAVQYVHGDETVVLAWLRAQAHGEEPPRLRLRGIDPTASYVCQETGKAHRGAVLLHHGLRTGLRGDLDAAVFRFRRM; this is encoded by the coding sequence ATGATCGAGGTCGGCGAAGACGGCCGTACGTGGCTGCTCTCGGGCCCCACCAGCAGTTACGCGTTGCGGCTCACGGACGGCGACGAGCTCCTTCACCTGCACTGGGGGCCGCGCATCGCGCTCGCCGACGCCGAGGCGCTCGCGGCGGAGCCGCTGCCCGCGGAGTGGCCCTTCGAGTCACGGCTCGACGGGCGCGAGGAGTATCCCGTCGAGGGCGGGCGCCGCTTCGTGCGTCCCGCGCTGTCCGTACGGGGCGCCGGGGTGCGCGGCAGCGAGTGGCGGTTCTCGGAGGCCGTGACCGAGCGCGACGAACTTCGGCTCCAATTCGTCGACACCGTACACCAGTTGGGGATCACGCTCGTCTACCGGCCACGCGGGGACGTCATCGAGCGGTACGCCGTCCTGCGCCACGAGGGGCCCGCTGACGCACCGGAACTGGAGCTGCTCCGCGCCGACTCCGCCACCTGGACGCTGCCCGCGCGCGAGCGCTGGCGGCTCTCGCAGCTGCATGGGCGCTGGGCGGCCGAGGCACGGCTCGTGCGGTCGGAGATCACGTACGGCGAGAAGGTCATCGGCAGCCGCCGCGGGCACACCGGGCACCAGCACCTGCCCTGGGTCGCGCTCGACGCGGAGGGGGCGACCGAGGAGCGCGGCGAGGTCTACGGCTGCGCCCTTGCCTGGTCGGGGTCCTGGCGGATCGGGGTGAGCCAGCTGCCGGACGGCGCCGTGCAGATCACCGGGGGCCAGGGGCACGACGACTCCGGACAGGAGCTGCTCGCCCCCGGCGCGCAGCTCGTGACGCCGGTCTTCGCCGGGCTGTGGAGCGACGGCGGTTTCGGCGGGGCGAGCCGGGCCTGGCACGCCTATCAACGCGCGCACGTGATCCCGGACGCCGCCGCGCCGCGGCCCGTGCTCTACAACTCCTGGGAGGCCACCGGGTTCGACATCTCCGAGGACCAGCAGCGGGTGCTCGCCGAGCGGGCCGCGGCGATGGGGGTCGAACTGTTCGTGGTGGACGACGCGTGGTTCGGGCAGCGTGTCAGCGACCGGGCCGGGCTCGGCGACTGGACGCCCAACCCGGACCGCTTTCCCGGCGGCCTCAAGCCGCTCGCCGACGACGTGCACGCTCTGGGCATGCGGTTCGGGATCTGGGTCGAACCGGAGATGGTGAACCCGGACAGCGACCTCTACCGTGCGCACCCCGACTGGGTGCAGCACCAACCCGGCCGTACGCGCACGGAGTTCCGCAACCAGCTCGTGCTCAACGTCGCCCGCGACGACGTCCAGGAGTATCTGTGGGAGCAGCTGGACGCGCTGCTCTCCAGCGCGCCCGTCGACTATGTGAAGTGGGACTTCAACCGCTGCTTCAGCGACGCCGGCTGGCCGGGCGAACACTATCCGCAGAGGATCTGGAACGCCCATGTGCACGCGCTCTACGGGCTGTTGGACCGCTTGCGGGCCGCGCACCCCTCCGTCGCCTTCGAGTCCTGCTCGGGCGGTGGCGGCCGGATCGACCTCGGGATCCTCGCGCGCACCGACCAGGTGTGGACCTCCGACAACACCGACCCCCTCGACCGGCTCGCCATCCAGGACGGATTCAGCCAGCTGCACCCGGCACGGGTCATGGCCGCCTGGGTCACGGACAGTCCGAACACTCAGCTCAACGGCAGGGTCAGTACGTTGCGCTTCCGCTTCGTGAGCGCGATGGCGGGCGTGCTCGGCATCGGCGGCGACCTCATGGAGTGGAGCGCGGCGGAACTCGCCGAAGCGGGCGACTGGGTGAGTCTCTACAAGGAGATCAGGCCCGTAGTGCAGCTCGGCGACCTCTACCGGCTGCGACCGCCCTCGGAGTCGCTGAGCGCGGTGCAGTACGTCCACGGCGACGAGACCGTGGTCCTCGCCTGGCTGCGGGCGCAGGCCCATGGGGAGGAGCCGCCCCGGTTGCGGCTGCGAGGGATCGACCCCACGGCGTCGTACGTGTGCCAGGAGACGGGAAAGGCCCACCGGGGCGCGGTGCTGCTGCACCACGGACTGCGCACGGGACTTCGCGGAGACCTGGACGCCGCGGTGTTCCGCTTCCGCCGTATGTAA
- a CDS encoding SGNH/GDSL hydrolase family protein — MRAESTSFIPDTFTSYAAVGDSFTEGVGDPGPDGTFVGWADRLAVLLDDRMPEHTFKYANLAVRGKLLDQIVADQVPLAKELSPDFLTFCAGGNDIIRPGTDPDEVAERFERAVADLTSSVGTVMVTTGFDTRGVPVLKHLRGKIATYNGHVRAIADRYGCPVLDLWSLKTIQDRRAWDGDRLHLSAEGHTRVALRAAQVLGLEVPADPDQPWPPEPPRGTLEVRRDDINWAREYLVPWFGRRLRGESSGDHVEAKGSVDPYTVRMHIESAS; from the coding sequence GTGAGAGCAGAGTCGACATCCTTCATCCCTGACACATTCACCTCCTACGCAGCGGTCGGCGACAGCTTCACCGAAGGCGTGGGGGACCCCGGTCCTGACGGAACGTTCGTCGGCTGGGCCGATCGCCTTGCCGTGCTGCTCGACGACCGGATGCCGGAGCACACCTTCAAGTACGCCAATCTCGCCGTGCGCGGCAAGCTGCTCGACCAGATCGTCGCGGACCAGGTGCCCCTGGCCAAGGAGCTGAGCCCCGACTTCCTGACGTTCTGCGCGGGCGGCAACGACATCATCCGCCCCGGCACCGACCCGGACGAGGTCGCCGAGCGCTTCGAGCGAGCCGTCGCCGACCTCACGTCGTCGGTCGGCACCGTCATGGTGACCACGGGGTTCGACACGCGCGGGGTGCCGGTTCTCAAGCACCTGCGCGGCAAGATCGCCACGTACAACGGCCATGTCCGCGCGATCGCCGACCGTTACGGCTGTCCGGTCCTCGACCTGTGGTCCCTCAAGACCATTCAGGACCGCCGAGCGTGGGACGGCGACCGCCTGCACCTCTCCGCCGAGGGCCACACGCGCGTGGCGCTCCGCGCGGCCCAGGTCCTCGGCCTCGAGGTCCCCGCGGACCCGGACCAGCCGTGGCCCCCGGAGCCGCCCCGCGGCACGCTCGAGGTGCGGCGCGACGACATCAACTGGGCGCGCGAGTACCTGGTGCCGTGGTTCGGGCGGCGGCTCAGGGGCGAGTCGTCGGGGGATCACGTGGAGGCGAAGGGGAGCGTGGACCCGTACACCGTCAGGATGCACATCGAGTCCGCTTCCTGA
- a CDS encoding TetR/AcrR family transcriptional regulator — protein sequence MARVRLSVAERRAELLAATVEQIEARGVAAVRIADVAAALGVSNALVLYHFSTKEKLVAAAFTHAAEGDLARLRAILSRRTTALRRLRAAVRWYAPTGQAKGWRLWIEGWSAALREPTLRTVTRDLDQQWKAALAEVIGEGVSAGEFTCADPRATALRLTALLDGLAVQMTTYEDALPGVRALAWVDEALSRELGLAPAGSPAG from the coding sequence GTGGCGAGAGTGCGGTTGAGCGTGGCGGAACGGCGGGCGGAGCTGCTTGCCGCCACCGTCGAACAGATCGAGGCGCGTGGCGTGGCGGCCGTGCGCATCGCGGACGTGGCCGCGGCCCTCGGGGTGAGCAACGCGCTGGTCCTGTACCACTTCTCCACCAAGGAGAAGCTGGTGGCAGCGGCCTTCACGCACGCCGCGGAGGGCGACCTTGCCCGTCTCCGCGCCATCCTGAGCCGCCGCACCACGGCCCTGCGCCGCCTGCGTGCCGCCGTCCGCTGGTACGCCCCCACCGGCCAGGCCAAGGGCTGGCGCCTGTGGATCGAGGGCTGGTCCGCCGCACTGCGCGAGCCCACCCTGCGCACGGTGACGCGCGACCTGGACCAGCAGTGGAAGGCCGCCCTCGCGGAGGTCATCGGGGAGGGTGTCTCGGCAGGCGAGTTCACCTGCGCCGACCCCCGGGCCACTGCCCTGCGCCTCACGGCCCTGCTTGACGGCCTTGCGGTGCAGATGACGACCTACGAGGACGCGCTGCCCGGCGTCCGCGCGCTGGCGTGGGTGGACGAGGCCCTGAGCCGTGAACTGGGCCTGGCCCCTGCCGGATCGCCGGCGGGCTGA
- a CDS encoding glutamate dehydrogenase, translating into MPLLSLTWTDHITGHRGFLVIDRLVRCVCSGGLRMRPGCTLDEVAGLARGMTMKEALHYDPSARYIPLGGAKGGIDCDPRAPEAYDVLVRYLKAMRPYIESSWTTGEDLGLTQDLVDEAAAEAGLISCVQAVYPLLDDEKTARGRLADAFAVEVDGIGLDELVGGHGVAEAILSALDRAGLAHAGARVAVQGLGTMGGATARFLTRAGLTTVAVADIKGTIANPAGLDVEALLAARDAHGTVDRSALRPGDRELPGEAWLSTEAEILVPAAVSYTIDQDNQVRITARWIAEAANMPVLPEAERLLAERGVTVLPDVVVNSGTNAWWWWTLFGDIGPDADEAFAHTRRSMRALVDVVLRRAEADGTTPRAAAHALVADRLPVIGERFGWYANA; encoded by the coding sequence ATGCCCCTTCTCTCCCTCACCTGGACCGACCACATCACCGGCCACCGGGGTTTCCTGGTCATCGACCGTCTCGTACGCTGTGTCTGCAGCGGCGGTCTCCGGATGCGTCCCGGCTGCACCCTCGACGAGGTCGCGGGCCTTGCCCGAGGGATGACGATGAAGGAGGCCCTGCACTACGACCCCAGCGCCCGCTACATCCCGCTCGGCGGCGCCAAGGGCGGCATCGACTGCGACCCGCGCGCCCCGGAGGCGTACGACGTCCTGGTCCGCTACCTGAAGGCGATGCGCCCGTACATCGAGAGCTCCTGGACGACGGGCGAGGACCTGGGACTGACCCAGGACCTGGTCGACGAGGCGGCGGCGGAAGCAGGCTTGATCTCTTGCGTCCAGGCCGTCTACCCGCTCCTGGACGACGAGAAGACGGCCCGCGGGCGCCTGGCGGACGCGTTCGCCGTGGAGGTCGACGGGATCGGCCTGGACGAGCTGGTCGGCGGCCACGGAGTCGCCGAAGCGATTCTCTCGGCCCTCGACCGCGCGGGTCTTGCGCACGCGGGCGCGCGCGTGGCCGTGCAGGGCCTGGGCACGATGGGCGGTGCGACCGCCCGCTTCCTCACGCGCGCGGGTCTGACGACAGTGGCCGTCGCCGACATCAAGGGCACGATCGCCAACCCGGCGGGACTCGACGTGGAGGCACTGCTCGCCGCCCGCGACGCGCACGGCACGGTGGACCGCTCGGCCCTGCGCCCCGGCGACCGCGAGCTGCCGGGTGAGGCCTGGCTGTCCACGGAGGCGGAGATCCTGGTCCCCGCGGCGGTGTCGTACACGATCGACCAGGACAACCAGGTGCGCATCACGGCCCGTTGGATAGCGGAGGCGGCCAACATGCCGGTGCTGCCCGAGGCGGAGCGCCTCCTCGCGGAGCGCGGCGTCACCGTCCTGCCGGACGTCGTCGTCAATTCCGGTACCAACGCCTGGTGGTGGTGGACGCTCTTCGGCGACATCGGGCCCGACGCGGACGAGGCCTTCGCGCACACGCGCCGCTCGATGCGGGCCCTGGTCGACGTGGTGCTGCGGCGCGCGGAGGCCGACGGCACGACGCCGCGTGCGGCCGCCCACGCGCTGGTGGCCGACCGGCTGCCGGTGATCGGGGAGCGGTTCGGCTGGTACGCGAACGCATAG